In the genome of Terriglobia bacterium, the window GCGCACGGTTTCGCCACTGATGCGGCACTCGCCTCCCAAGGCGGAGACCGCCGCGACCGCTACCGTGCCGTGCCAGTGGATTTCGACCCGGCCGCCGGTGCTGGCGGTCAGTTCGTCAACGGCGCCTACGCCGCGCAACTGTCCCAAGTTCAGAACCGCGACGCGATCACACAGGTCCTCTGCGTCGGACAGGATATGAGTCGAGAAAAAGACCGTCTTGCCTTCATCTTTCAGGCCTTGGATCAGGTCGCGGACTTCGCGGCGACCGATCGGGTCCAGTCCTGACATGGGCTCGTCCAGGAATACGATCTTGGGGTCGTGAAGGATGGCTTGCGCGATGCCCACGCGTTGCAACATGCCCTTGGAGAACTTGCGCAACTGGAGGCTGCCGGTATCGGCCAGTCCGACGCGATGCAGCATGGCTTCCACACGGCGCGTGCGCTCGCGCGCCGGCACCCCCGAAAGCTGGGCGTAGTAGTGGAGAAGTTCGGAGGCGGACAGGTAGTCGTAAAAATATGGCTGCTCGGGCAGGAACCCGATCTGGGCCTTTACACGAGGGTCCTGCATGTCGTAGCCCAGAATGCGGGCGGACCCTCCGGTGGGAAAGATGATGCCCATGAGCAGGCGCAGTGTGGTCGTCTTCCCCGCACCATTGGGCCCCAAGTAGCCGAAGATCTCGCCTTCTTCGATGGATAGGTTGAGGGGGTGCAGCGCGACCTTCTGACGCTTGCGCCAGAAGCCGAGAGCATAGGTCTTCGCCAGGTCCTTGATCTCGATGGCGGTCATGGCCAGGTGCGATCGGCAGAATTATATAGCGACGAGCCGTTCAGTTGTGCGCGGCGGATCCAGGGACCTGCGCTGACAGCAGGGTGCGGGGGATCCGCGCCGGCGGGCGGCGGTCGATCCATCGCGCCACGTCTTCGGGCTGGCTTAATCTGCCCTGGAGCACGTCCAGGATGAGGTCGTGGGTAAGCAGGGTGGTGAAAGGGCGCGAATACGAAAAACCCTGGTGCTGCCCCGCCAGCTTGAGCAGGAACGGCACGCGCGGGTCGGTGTTCTCGTTGAAGCCGGTGATCCAGCGCAGGGCGTGGTCGGTGCTAACCAGGACGGTGGTGCTATCCCAAACGCCG includes:
- a CDS encoding ABC transporter ATP-binding protein; this encodes MTAIEIKDLAKTYALGFWRKRQKVALHPLNLSIEEGEIFGYLGPNGAGKTTTLRLLMGIIFPTGGSARILGYDMQDPRVKAQIGFLPEQPYFYDYLSASELLHYYAQLSGVPARERTRRVEAMLHRVGLADTGSLQLRKFSKGMLQRVGIAQAILHDPKIVFLDEPMSGLDPIGRREVRDLIQGLKDEGKTVFFSTHILSDAEDLCDRVAVLNLGQLRGVGAVDELTASTGGRVEIHWHGTVAVAAVSALGGECRISGETVRVILPEEKLDAALDALRRAQAKLISVTPVRITLEDYFMRQLSVPAAAPRVEAAR